In Aquincola tertiaricarbonis, the genomic stretch TGGTGGCCGGCGGCCAGGCCATCGCCACCAATGCCGACGGCGCGCCGGGCTTCTACCTGCAGCCCGCGCTGTTTGCCGAAACCACGCCCGGCATGCGCATCAACACCGAAGAGATCTTCGGCCCGGTGGTGAGCGTGCTGCGCGCCAAGAACTACGAAGAAGCGCTGGCCCTGGCCAACGACACGCCCTTCGGCCTGGCCTCGGGCATTGCCACCACCAGCCTCAAGCACGCCACCCACTTCAAGCGGCATGCGCAGGCCGGCATGGTGATGGTGAACCTGCCCACCGCGGGCGTGGACTACCACGTGCCATTCGGCGGCCGCAAGGGCAGCAGCTACGGCCCGCGCGAGCAGGGCCGTTACGCGGCCGAGTTCTTCACCACCGTGAAGACCGCGTACACGCAGGCGTGATGCGCCAGGCGGGCCGCGACGGCGGCATGATGCGGGCCAAGGAGTACCCATGAGCCACCCACACCGCATCCTGCAGATGGGCCCGTTGATGCCGGGCCTGGAAGCCCGCCTGGCGGCCGAGTTCGACCTGCAGCGGCTGGACACCCAGCCCGACGCCGAAGCCTGGCTGGCCGAGCACGGCGCCGGCATCGTAGGCATGGCCACCTCGGCGGTGCATGGCTGCAGCGCCGCGCAGATCGCGGCCCTGCCCGACCTGAAGGTGGTCTCCAGCTTCGGCGTGGGGCTGGACCGCATCGACCTGCCGGCGGCGGCGCGGCGCGGCATCGCCGTGGGCTACACGCCCGACGTGCTGAACGACTGCGTGGCCGACCTGGCGATGGCGCTGCTGCTGGACGTGGCGCGCGGTGTCAGCGCCGCCGACCGCTTCGTGCGCCGGGGCGAGTGGCTGGAACGCCGCTTCCGGCTGGGCCGCCGCGTCAGCGGTGCGCGGCTGGGCATTGTGGGCCTGGGCCGCATCGGCCGCACCATCGCGCAGCGCGCCACCGGCTTCGACATGCCCACCCGCTACCACAGCCGCCGGCCCGTGGCCGGCGTGCCCTGGCCTCATGAGCCGCAGCTGCTGGAGCTGGCGCGCTGGGCCGACTATCTGGTGGTCATCACTGCCGGCGGCGCCGGCACCCGCCACCTCGTCAATGCCGAGGTGCTGGACGCGCTGGGGCCGGAAGGCTTCCTGGTCAACGTGTCACGCGGCAGCGTGATCGACGAGGCGGCGCTGGTGAAAGCGCTGCAGGAAGGCCGCATCGCCGGTGCCGGGCTGGACGTGTTCGACCGCGAACCGCATGTGCCCGGCGAGCTGATGCAGCTGGACAACGTGGTGCTACTGCCCCACATGGCCAGCGGCACCGTGGAAACGCGGCATGCGATGGCCGACCTGACCTTCGACAACCTGCAGGCCTTCTTCCGCGAAGGCCGGGTGCGCGCCTCCGCGCTGTAAGCCGGGTCGGCTTACTACACCACCGCGGCCACGCCGGCGCCCACGCCCAGCAGCCCGGCCACGGAACCCAGCAGCGCCACGTCGCGGCGTTCATTGCCGATGCGCCAAGCCTGCCAGGCGGCAAAGCCCAGGGCGGCGGTGAGGGACAGCAGGACGAGGACGGACGATTCCATGGTGGTGTGTGTGCAGTGACGCCAGCATGGAGTGGGGCCTGATGCCGAAAGTTCCGGCGGCCGCGGGGCCAGGCGCCAGAATCGCCGCCAGCGCGCGCTGCCGTCTGGCGCGCCATGGCCGCGGAGATCGCGATGAACCTGCATCGCCTGGACCTGGTGTCCTTGTCCCTGTTCAACCTGATCGTGCGCACCGGCAGCATCAGCCGCGGGGCCGAACGGGCGCACCTGGCGGTGGGCGCCGCCAGCAAGCGCATCTCCGACCTGGAAGACACCGTGGGCGCCGAACTGTTCGAGCGCCATTCGCGCGGCGTCACGCTCACGCTGGCCGGGCAGGCGCTGCACCGCCATGCGCAGCGCATCCTGATGGACGTGGACCACCTGGCGGCCGACCTGTCGGACCATGCCTCCGGCATCGTGGGCGTGGTGCGGCTGGCGGCCATCACTTCGGCGGTGACGCAGTTCCTGCCGACCGATCTGGCCGGTTTCATCGCCGCGCATGCCGGCATCCGCATCGAGCTGGATGAATCCAACAGCCGCGAAGCGGTGCTGGCGGTGGTGGACGGGCGGGCGGACATCGGCCTGTTCGCCGAGCGCACGCCGGCCCTGGGCCTGCAGACGCTGCCCTACCGGCGCGACCGCCTGGTGGTGGTGGTGCCGGCCGGCCATGCGCTGGCGGCGCGGGCGGGCGACGCGCCGCTGGCCTTCGTGGAGGTGGCCGACCACGACTTCGTCAGCCTGCCGCAGGAAACCTCGCTGGCGCAGCGGCTGGCCGCCGAGACGGCCAGCCTGGGCCGCCGGCTGCGGGTGCGCATCCACGTGCGCAGCTTCGACGCGATGTGCCAGATGGTGGCCGCGGGGCTCGGCATCTCGGTGCTGCCCGAAGCGGCGGTGCAGCCGCACCTGCGCTCGATGAATCTGGTGTGCCTGGCGCTCAGCGATGCCTGGGTGCACCGCGAGCTGCTGCTGGGCGTGCGCGACCTGGCCGCGCTGCCGCGGCCGGTGCGCCTGCTGCTGGACCACCTGGTGGCCGGCGCGCCCGCTGCCGCCCCGGTGACACCCGCGGGTTAACCTGGATTTCTCGGTTCGCGAAAGCTGGGCTCGCGAACCGGTCATTCCGCGCCAGGGCGCGGCTTCGCAGAATTTCCGCCAGACGCTCGAACCCCGAAGCGCCACCACGGAGACTCGACGATGCAACCCACCCGCCGCCTGGCCGCCCATGCCGTCACCGCTGCCTTCGCCCTGCTGGCCATCGGCGCCGCCGGCAGCGCCTTCGCTGAAGACAAGTACCCCAGCAAGCCCGTCACGGTCATCGTGCCGCAGGCCCCGGGCGGCGCCAACGACGCCATCGCCCGCATCGTCGCGCAGAAGCTCACCGAGACGCTGGGCCAGCAGTTCCTGGTGGACAACCGGCCCGGCGCCGGCGGCAACATCGGCACCGCCGCGGCCGCCAAGGCCCGCAACGACGGCTACACGCTGCTGCTCACCGTCAACAGCGCGCACGTCATCAACCCGGCGCTGTACAAGTCCACCGGCTTCGATCCGGTGAAGGACTTCGAGCCCATCTCGCCGGTGGCCACGGCCGGCTACGTGCTGGTGGCCAACACCGGCTTCGCGCCCAGGACCGTTGCCGAGCTGATCACCGCCGCCAAGGCCGCGCCGGGCAAGTACACCATCGCCTCGGCCGGCAACGGCACGCTCAACCACCTGATCGGCGAGATGCTGGGCAAGGCTGCCGGCATCGAGCTGACCCACGTGCCCTACAAGGGCGCGTCGGCCGCGGTCACCGACCTGGTGGGCGGCCAGGTGCAGGTGAGCGTGCAAAGCCTGCCGTCCAGCATCTCCTTCATCAAGAGCGGCAAGCTCAAGGTGCTGGGCGTGGTCAACGAGCACCGCGTCTCGGCGCTGCCCGACTCGCCCACCATCGGCGAGACGATCAAGGGCTTCGGCAGCACGCCGTGGTACGGCCTCTTCGCGCCCGCCGGCACGCCCAAGGCCGTGATCACGCAGCTGTCGGCCACGCTGGCCAAGGTGCTGGATGCACCCGACACCAAGGAGAAGCTGGCCACGCTGGGCTGCGAGCCCTTCAAGGGCAGCCCCGAGCAGTTCGCCACCCTGGTCAAGGAAGACCTGCCCAAGTGGGCCCGCATCGTCAAGGAAAGCGGCGCCACCGTCGACTGAGGCGCGCCGCGCCCGCCGCACAACACCGCCAACTGCTGGAGCCAAGCACATGAGCACAGGCATGACCCCCCAAGCCCTGCAAGGCCTGAAGGTCGTGGAGATGGGGCAACTGATCGCCGGCCCCTTCGCCGGCAAGACGCTGGGCGACTTCGGCGCCGACGTCATCAAGATCGAGGCCCCGGGCAGCGGCGATCCGCTGCGCAACTGGCGGCTGATCAAGGAAGGCACCTCGGTGTGGTGGCAGGTGCAGTCGCGCAACAAGCGCTCCGTTGCGCTGGACCTGCGCAGCCCCGAGGGCCAGGACATCGCCCGCCGGCTGATCAGCCAGGCCGACGTGCTGATCGAGAACTTCCGCCCCGGCACGCTGGAAGGCTGGGGCATGGACTACGAGACCCTGTCGCGGGACAACCCCGGCCTCATCATGCTGCGCATCAGCGGCTACGGCCAGACCGGGCCCTACCGCGACCTGCCGGGCTTCGGCTCCATCGGCGAAGCGATGGGCGGGCTGCGCCACCTCACCGGTGAAGCCGGCCGCGTGCCGGTGCGCTGCGGCATCAGCATCGGCGACACGCTGGCCGCGCTGCACGGCACGCTGGGCGTGCTCACCGCGCTGTACCACCGCAAGGTCAACGGCGGCCGCGGCCAGGTGATCGACGTGGCGCTGCACGAGGCGGTGTTCAACGTGATGGAAAGCCTGGTGCCCGAATACAGCGCCTTCGGCGTGGTGCGCGAGCCCGCCGGCTCGGCGCTGCCGGGCATCGCGCCCAGCAATGCCTACCGCTGCGGCGACGGCGGCGTGGTGCTGATCGCCGGCAATGGCGACAGCATCTTCAAGCGGCTGATGAGCGCCATCGGCCGCGACGACCTGGGCCAGGACCCGGCGCTGGCCGACAACGCCGGCCGCGTGCGGCGCGTCGAGGAACTGGACGCCGCCATCGAGGCCTGGACGCTGCAGCGTGGCACCGCGGAGGCACTGGCGGTGCTGGCCGAGGCCCGCGTGCCGGCCGGCCGCGCCTACACCGCCAAGGACATCGTCGAGGACCCGCACTACCAGGCGCGCGACATGATCCTGAAGCAGGCCACGCGCGACGGCTACGAGGTGGACGTGCCCGGCATCGTGCCCAAGCTGATGGGCACACCCGGCGCCGTGCGCAGCGCCGCGCCGCGGCTGGGCGAAGACACCGACGCCGTGCTGGCCGAAGCCGGCTACGCGCCGCAGGACATCGCGGCGCTGCGCAACCGCGGGGTGGTGGCGTGAGCGGTCGTCGTCTGCATATTCAGGAGGTGGGCCCGCGCGACGGCCTGCAGGTGGAGACGCGTTTCGTCGAGACGGCCGACAAGATCGCGCTGGTGGACCTGCTGTCGCAGGCCGGCCTGGCCAAGATCGAGGTCACTTCCTTCGTCAGCCCCAAGGCCATCCCGCAGCTGCGTGATGCCGAGGTGGTGATGCGCGAGATCCAGCGCCGGCCCGGCACGCTGTACACCGCGCTCGTGCCCAATGCCCGCGGCGCCGAGCGGGCAATCGAATCGCGCACCGACGAGCTGAACCTGGTGATGTCGGCCAGCGTGAGCCACAACCTGGCCAACCTGCGCATGACGCAGGCACAGAGCTTCGCCGCGCTGGCCGAGACGGCCCGCATGGCGCAGTCGGCCGGCGTGGCGGTGAACGTGTCGCTGTCGTGCAGCTTCGGCTGCCCGATGGAAGGCGACGTGCCCGAAGCCGCGGTGCTGGACTGGTGCAGCCGCTACGTGGGCGAGCTGGGCTGCGGTGGCGTGACGCTGTGCGACACCACCGGCATGGCCTACCCGACCCAGGTGGAGCGGCTGGCGCAGGCCTTCCGCGAGCGCCACCCGGGCACCGAGCTGACGCTGCACTTCCACAACACGCGCGGCATGGGCCTGGCCAATGTGCTGGCCGGCATCGCGGCCGGGGCCGACCGCTTCGACGCCAGCTTCGGCGGCATCGGCGGTTGCCCGTATGCGCCGGGCGCCACCGGCAACGTGTGCACCGAAGAGGTCGTGCATGCGCTGCAGCTGATGGGCTACGACACCGGCGTCGACCTGGCGGTGCTGCTGCAGGCCAGCCGCCGGCTGCCGGCGCTCATCGGCCATGACATTCCCAGCCAGCTGGTCAAGGCCGGCCGCCGGCTGGACCTGCATGCGCTGCCCGCGGATTTCGACGAGATCCGCACCCGCGCCGAAGCACGAGGTTGAACCGCATGCCCACCACCGCCATACCCGACGCCGCCGCCCCGCAGACCCTGTTCGACAAGCTCTGGCAGCGCCACCTGGTCGAGCAGGCCGACGACGGCGAGGCGCTGCTGTACGTCGACCGCCACCTGGTCTACGAGGTGACCAGCCCGCAGGCCTTCGAGGGGCTGCGCATCGCCGGGCGCCGGCCCTGGCGGCGTTCCACCGTCATCGCCACGGTGGACCACAACATTCCCACCCTCCGGGCCGAGCGCAACGGCATCGACGCCATCCGCGACCCGCTGTCGCGCGAGCAGGTGCGCCAGCTGGACACCAACTGCCGCGAGTTCGGCGTCACGCAGTTCGGCATCGGCAGCCGGCAGCAGGGCATCATCCACGTGGTGGGGCCCGAGCAGGGCGCCACGCTGCCGGGCATGACGGTGGTGGCCGGCGATTCGCACACCAGCACCCATGGCGCCTTCGGGGCACTGGCCTTCGGCGTGGGCACCTCCGACGTGGAGCATGTGCTGGCCACGCAGACGCTGGCGATGCAGCCGATGCGCCGCATGCAGGTGGTGGTGGAGGGCAGGCTGCCGCGCGGCGTCTCGGCCAAGGACCTGATCCTGGCCATCATCGGCCGCCTGGGCACTGCGGGCGGCACCGGCTTCGCCATCGAGTTCATGGGCAGCACCATCCGCGCGCTGTCGATGGAAGGCCGCATGACCTTGTGCAACATGGCCATCGAGGCCGGCGCCCGCGTGGGCCTGGTGGCGGTGGACGACAAGACCATCGCCTACCTGCAGGGCCGGCCCTTTGCGCCCAGCGGCGCCGCCTGGGACGCCGCGGTGGCTTACTGGCGCACGCTGGCCAGCGACGAGGGCGCACGCTTCGACCACGCGCTGCACGTCGATGCCACCACGTTGCGGCCGATGGTCACCTGGGGCACCTCGCCCGAGATGGTGGTGCCGGTGGACGGCCGTGTGCCTGACCCGGCCTACGAGGCCGATCCGGTGCGACGCGCCGGCCTGCAGCGGGCGCTGCAGTACATGGGCCTGCAGCCGGGCACCCGCATCACCGACCTGGCGCTGGACAAGGTGTTCATCGGTTCCTGCACCAATGCCCGCATCGAAGACCTGCGCGCCGCCGCGGCGGTGATCCGCGGCCGGCGGGTGGCCGCCAGCCTGAAGCAGGCACTGGTGGTGCCGGGCTCGGGCCTGGTCAAGGCACAGGCCGAGGCCGAGGGCCTGGACCAGGTGTTCATCGCCGCCGGCTTCGAATGGCGCGAGCCCGGCTGCTCGATGTGCCTGGGCATGAATGCCGACCGGCTGGGCGAGGGCGAACGCTGCGCCTCCACCTCCAACCGCAACTTCGAGGGCCGGCAGGGCGCCGGTGGGCGCAGCCACCTGGTCAGCCCGGCGATGGCGGCGGCCGCGGCCATCGCCGGCCGTTTCGTGGATCTGAGCCAGGAGGTGGCGTGATGGAAGCCTTCAACCGGCTGGACGCGGTGGTGGTGCCGCTGGACCGGGCCAACGTCGATACCGACGCGATCATTCCCAAGCAGTTCATGAAGTCGATCCGCCGCACCGGCTTCGGCGACAACCTGTTCGACGAATGGCGCTACCTGGACCGCGGCGAGCCCGGCCAGGACTGCAGCCGCCGCCCGCGCAACCCCGACTTCCCGCTCAACCAGCCCGCCTACGAAGGCGCGCGCATCCTGCTGGCGCGCGAGAACTTCGGCTGCGGCTCCAGCCGCGAGCATGCGCCCTGGGCGCTGCACGGCTTCGGCATCCGAGCGCTGGTGGCCCCCAGCTTCGCCGACATCTTCTACAACAACTGCTTCAAGAACGGCCTGCTGCCGGTGGCGCTGGATGCAGTGACGGTGGACCGGCTGTTTTCGCTGGTGGCGGCCCGGCCGGGCCTGCGCCTGGCGATCGACCTGCCGACGCAGACGCTGACGCCCGAAGGCGAGGCGCCGATCGGCTTTGCCATCGATGCGCAGCGCAAGCACCGGCTGCTGCACGGCCTTGACCCCATCGGCCTGACCCTGCAGAAGGCCGACGCGATACGCGCCTATGAAGCGCGGCGCCGGGCGCAGGAGCCCTGGCTGTTCGACTGAAGGCCCGACCCCAGGGCCCACCACAAGGAGACAAGGGCGATGCCCACCTTCCAGATCCAGGTCAACGGCCGCCGCCGCCAGGTGCAGGCCGATGCCGACAGCCCGCTGCTGTACGTGCTGCGCGACCAGTGTGAACTGCACGGCCCCAAGTTCGGCTGCGGGCTGGGCCAGTGCGGCGCCTGCACCGTGCATGTCGATGGGCAGGCCATGCGCGCCTGCGTGTACCCGGTGTCGGCGCTGGGCAGCGGCGCGCAGGTCACCACGCTGGAAGGGCTGGGCAGCAGTGCGCGGCCTTCGCCGCTGCAGCAGGCCTTCATCGACGAGCAGGCCGCGCAATGCGGCTACTGCATCAACGGCATGGTGATGCAGGCGGCCGACCTGCTCAAGCGCATTCCCAAGCCCACCGAGGCACAGATCCGCGAGGGCCTGGCGATGAACCTGTGCCGCTGCGGCACGCACCAGCGCATCGTGCGCGCGGTGCAGCGCGCATCGGGCCAGCCGGTGACGGCGTGAAGGGGACCGGCATGGACAAGACCTCGCGCATGCAGCCGGGCCGCCGGCAGTTCCTGTTGTCCTCGGCCGCGCTGGTGGTGGGCTATGCCTGGGCCGGCGAAGCCGCCGCCGCGCCGCCGGCCGCAGCCAAGGTGCTGGACAAGGCCCGCGTGGAAGCCTTCGTGGCGCTGCAGCCCGATGGCCGCGCCACCATCTACACCGGCAAGGTGGACCTGGGCAACGGCTCACGCACGGCCATGATGCAGCTGGCCGCCGATGAGCTGGACCTGCCGCTGGACCGCATCTCGCTGGTGATGGGCGACACCGACACCACGCCCGACCAATGGCTCACCGGCGCCAGCACCACCATCGCACAGGGCGGGCTGGAACTGCGCCGCGCCTGCGCCACCGCCCGTGGCGTGCTGCTGGTGCGTGGCGCCGCCCGGCTGGGCGTGCCGCCCGAGCAGGCCGGCTGCCGTGACGGCCTGGTGTTCGTCAAGACCGATCCGGCGCGCCGCGTGGGCTATGGCGAGCTGGCCGCGGCCGAGCCGCTGCTGCTGGCCGTCGACCCCAAGGTGGCGCTGAAGAAGCCCGCCGACTATCAATGGATCGGCAAGCCGGTGGCGCGGGTGGACATTCCCGGCAAGCTCACCGGCGAGTGGACCTACGTGCACGACTTCCGCCTGCCCGGCATGCTGCATGCGCGGGTGCTGCGGCCGGCGGCCACCGGTGCCACGCTGCTGTCGTTCGACGATGGCGCGGCGCGCCAGGTCAACGGCTTCGTGCGCAGCGTGCGCAAGGGCAATTTCCTGGCGGTGGTGGCCAGCACCGAATGGAGTGCCATCAAGGCCATGCGGGCGATGAAGGTGCAGTGGGGCGCGGCCGAGGCCCTGCCCGAGCCGGCCACGGTGTTCGAGCACTGGCGGCAGCGCCCGCTGGCCAAGCAGGACCTGACGCAGAACGTGGGCGATGCGCCCGCGGTGCTGGCGCAGTCGACGCGCAGGCTCAAGGCCCGCTACGACTTCGCGGTGCAGACGCATGCCTCCATGGGCCCCAGCTGCGCGGTGGCCGAGCTGCGCGACGGACACCTCACGGTGTGGAGCGCCTCGCAGGCCACGCATTCGCTGGTCACCGAGATCGCGCCCATCGTCGGCCTGCCGGCCGAGCGCATCCGCATCGTGTACCTGGAAGGCTCGGGCTGCTACGGCCGCAACGGCCATGAGGACGCATCGGCCGATGCCGCGCTGCTGGCGGTGCTCACCGGCCAGCCGGTGCGCGTGCAGTGGATGCGCGACGACGAGATGGCGCGCTCGCCCAAGAGCCCGCCGCGCTCGATGGACCTGGAAGCGGCGCTGGACGAGTCGGGCCGCATCGTGGCCTGGAATGCCGAGTTCTGGATCGCGCTCAACCACATCGTGGCCTTCAAGCCGCTGGACTTTCCGCTGCTGGCGGCCAGCGACACCGGCCTGCCGCGGCCGGGCAACTGGGTGGGTTTCCTGTTCCAGAACTCGGGCGTGGGTTACACCCTGCCCAACGTGCGGGTGAACACCCGACATGTGGAGAAGGCCTTCTTCCGCAGCGCGCACCTGCGCAGCCCGGGCCGCATCGAGAACACCTTCGCCAACGAGAGCTTCATCGACGAGCTGGCCTTCGCGGCGCAGGCCGACCCGGCCGAGTTCCGGCTGCGCCACCTGCAGGACCCGCGCGGCATCGCGGTCGTCCGGCAGGCCATGGCGCGTGCCGGATGGTCGCCGCGGGTGGGCATCCAGCCGGCCGCGGCGGGCCAGGCCGAGGTGGCGCGGGGCCGGGGCATCAGCTACCTGCGCTACAGCAACAGCAGCACCTACGTGGCGGCGGTGGCCGAGGTGGCGGTCAACCGCAAGACCGGCGAGATCCGGGTGGAGCGGGTGTGCGTGGCGCACGACTGCGGGCTGGTGGTCAACCCCGACGGCACGGTGAACCAGGTGGAGGGCGGCACCATCCAGACCGTCAGCCGCACGCTGATGGAGGCGGTGCAGTGGAACACCCGCGAGGTGCTGTCACGCGACTGGGCCAGCTACCCCATCCTGCGGCACGACCAGGTGCCGCGGGTGGAGGTGGACCTGATCGACCGGCCCGACCAGCCCACCTACGCGGCCGGCGAGCCCACGCCCTGCGCCATCCCGGCGGCCATCGGCAATGCGGTGTTCGACGCCACCGGGGCCCGGCTGCGCGAGGTGCCCTTCACGCCGGAGCGGGTGAAGGCCGCGCTGGCGCGGGCCTGAGCCGGTCAGCGGAACATGTTGGGCAGCCAGAGCGAGAAGGCGGGCACGTAGGTCACCAGCATCAGGCACACGGTGAGGGCGCCGTAGAAGGGCAGGATGGACCGCATGACCTCCCCTACGGAGACACCGCCGATCGCACAGCCCACGAACTGCGTGGTGCCCACCGGCGGCGTGTTCAGGCCCAGCGCGCAGTTGATCAGCATCATGATGCCGAACTGCACCGGGTCCATGCCGAAGTGCTGGGCGATGGGCAGGAAGATCGGCGTGCAGATCAGGATGGTGGCCGCCATGTCCAGGAAGGTGCCCAGCACGAACAGCAGCACGTTGATCATCAGGAAGATGACCCAGGGGCTGGTGGTCACCGACTGCATCAGCTCGCCGGTCTTCTGCGGCACCTCGTACAGCGCCATGAAGTAGCCGAACGCCGAGGAGATGCCCATCAGCAGCAGCACCACGCCGGTGGTCTTGCAGGCCTTGGCGCAGGCCTTGAGAAAGTTCTCGAAGCTCAGCGTCTTGTAGACCAGCGCGGTGACCAGCAGCGCCCAGAACACCGCGGTGGCGGCCGATTCGGTGGCGGTGAAGATGCCCGACAGGATGCCGGCCAGGATGATCACCACGATCAGCAGGCCGGGCAGCGCGCCCAGGAAGGACAGCAGCACCTCGCGCCAGCCGGGGAAGCGGCCGTGCGTGGCGTAGCCGCGCTTGACGGCCACGTAGTAGGCGGCGGCCAGGTTGCACAGGGTCAGGATCACCGCCGGGATGACACCGGCCAGGATCAGGCTGAACACGCTGACCGAGGCGATGCCGGTGGTGGCCAGCGTGAAGATGATCAGGTTGTGCGAGGTGGGCATCAACGCGCCCACCAGGGCCGCGTGGGTGGTCACGTTCACCGCGTAGTCGGCGTCGTAACCCTCCTTCTTCATCAGCGGGATCATCACCGAGCCCATGGCCGACACGTCGGCCAGCGGCGAGCCGGCGACGCCGCCGAACAGGGTGCAACCCAGCACGTTGCTCATGCCCAGGCCGCCACGCACATGGCCCACCACGCTGTTGGCAAAGCGCACGATGCGATCGGCAATGCCGCCGTACAGCATCAGCTCACCGGCGAACACGAAGAACGGGATGGCCAGGAAGGAGAAGATCTGCATGCCGCCCACCATCTTCTGGAAGACGATGGCGATGGGCATGCCCGAATACAGCACGGTGGCGATGGACGCCAGGCCGATGGAAAAAGCCACCGGCACGCCCAGCAGCAGCAGCAGGCCGAAGACGACGGAAAGTACGGTCAGTTCCATGAGGGGCTCCGCGGCTTCAGTGCCAGGCAGGCAGCACGTCTTCGCCGGCGATGAGGGCCAGGATGTGCTCGATCGAGAAAAGGACGATGAGGGCGCCGGCCACCACCAGGGCCAGGTAGTCCAGGCCCACGGGCACGCCCATCATGGGCTTGATGTCGGTCCACTTGAGCACCGTCCAGGTCCAGCCGCTCCAGCACATGATGGCGCCGAAGAGTGCCACCAGCCCGTGGATCAGGATCTCGATCTTCAGCCGCACGCCATCGGGCAGCAGCGACACCAGCGACTCCAGGCCGATGTGGCCGGCATCGCGCACGCCCACCGCCACCCCCAGCGCGGTGACGTACAGCACCAGCTGCAGCGCCAGGCCTTCGGCCCAGGTGGGGGTGTCGTTGAAGACGTAGCGGCCCACCACCTGGTACTGCACGCAAACGATGATGGTGATGAGCATGATCACCGCCCCGATCAGGCTGGCCTTGGACAGCCAGGCACACAGGCGGTTGAAGGCGTGGTCGGCCTGCGGGCGCTGCGCGCCGTCGGGATCGGTGGCCGGGGCCACCGGGCTGACGGCGGCGGTGGTGGATGC encodes the following:
- a CDS encoding xanthine dehydrogenase family protein molybdopterin-binding subunit; the protein is MDKTSRMQPGRRQFLLSSAALVVGYAWAGEAAAAPPAAAKVLDKARVEAFVALQPDGRATIYTGKVDLGNGSRTAMMQLAADELDLPLDRISLVMGDTDTTPDQWLTGASTTIAQGGLELRRACATARGVLLVRGAARLGVPPEQAGCRDGLVFVKTDPARRVGYGELAAAEPLLLAVDPKVALKKPADYQWIGKPVARVDIPGKLTGEWTYVHDFRLPGMLHARVLRPAATGATLLSFDDGAARQVNGFVRSVRKGNFLAVVASTEWSAIKAMRAMKVQWGAAEALPEPATVFEHWRQRPLAKQDLTQNVGDAPAVLAQSTRRLKARYDFAVQTHASMGPSCAVAELRDGHLTVWSASQATHSLVTEIAPIVGLPAERIRIVYLEGSGCYGRNGHEDASADAALLAVLTGQPVRVQWMRDDEMARSPKSPPRSMDLEAALDESGRIVAWNAEFWIALNHIVAFKPLDFPLLAASDTGLPRPGNWVGFLFQNSGVGYTLPNVRVNTRHVEKAFFRSAHLRSPGRIENTFANESFIDELAFAAQADPAEFRLRHLQDPRGIAVVRQAMARAGWSPRVGIQPAAAGQAEVARGRGISYLRYSNSSTYVAAVAEVAVNRKTGEIRVERVCVAHDCGLVVNPDGTVNQVEGGTIQTVSRTLMEAVQWNTREVLSRDWASYPILRHDQVPRVEVDLIDRPDQPTYAAGEPTPCAIPAAIGNAVFDATGARLREVPFTPERVKAALARA
- a CDS encoding TRAP transporter large permease, whose translation is MELTVLSVVFGLLLLLGVPVAFSIGLASIATVLYSGMPIAIVFQKMVGGMQIFSFLAIPFFVFAGELMLYGGIADRIVRFANSVVGHVRGGLGMSNVLGCTLFGGVAGSPLADVSAMGSVMIPLMKKEGYDADYAVNVTTHAALVGALMPTSHNLIIFTLATTGIASVSVFSLILAGVIPAVILTLCNLAAAYYVAVKRGYATHGRFPGWREVLLSFLGALPGLLIVVIILAGILSGIFTATESAATAVFWALLVTALVYKTLSFENFLKACAKACKTTGVVLLLMGISSAFGYFMALYEVPQKTGELMQSVTTSPWVIFLMINVLLFVLGTFLDMAATILICTPIFLPIAQHFGMDPVQFGIMMLINCALGLNTPPVGTTQFVGCAIGGVSVGEVMRSILPFYGALTVCLMLVTYVPAFSLWLPNMFR
- a CDS encoding TRAP transporter small permease, with protein sequence MLITIIVCVQYQVVGRYVFNDTPTWAEGLALQLVLYVTALGVAVGVRDAGHIGLESLVSLLPDGVRLKIEILIHGLVALFGAIMCWSGWTWTVLKWTDIKPMMGVPVGLDYLALVVAGALIVLFSIEHILALIAGEDVLPAWH